In Podospora pseudopauciseta strain CBS 411.78 chromosome 2 map unlocalized CBS411.78m_2, whole genome shotgun sequence, the genomic stretch GGGCGGTATAGAACGAGTCCATTTTGAGGAGATTTTGAAGCGAGACAGTCTTGACTATGGCCATAATTGCGGCGCTGTGGCAGTAAGACACAGGTTAGCGCACGTCGGAGCACTGGAGAGAAACGAAAGAAACACAGACATGATTCCCATGCTCATGGCGATACCCACGCCTAGTTTCTCCTTGGTCCGCATTTGCAGCTTCGAAATGATCATCCACGGCAACAAGGCTAACACAAGATCGCAGAGGGCCGAGTATGCCCCGGACACATATGCAAGCACGAGTGAGACGTTGAATGAATGGCATGAACCCTCGACGTTCAAGTCCCACGTCTTCTGGATCGGTGTGCAAAGGAGCCACGGGACCATGGCAGAGAGTCCGAAGGCGATGttcatgctgatgatgatgaaccaTACGGCCCACTTCATCCAACCCTCGGAGAAGCGTAGCATGGTAATGGCGAAGGCTGTTTTACTCCAGGACATTGCAGTGATGGTAAGGGTCGCTCGCGGCATCATAAGAAGGAGCTCTTTGGTGGAAGGCATTGGACTGACACCGGGTTTGTCCCAAGGATGCTTCCCGTAACCCACATCTGCCACCAGCGTCGTCATCAAGCAGGTCGCTACCAGGTGGATGACCTGTGATACGATCAAGAAGTGATCATCCCACCATAGCCGCCGGCTGCCGATAAGCTTGCAGTAGACTCTTGTGCCTAGAAATAACCCCGCCGCGCACCATAGTGACCAACCGACGGCGAGGAGCTGGGGGCCGGCATTGTCATGGGATAGAAGGGCCGGGTCGCCATAATCGATCATTGGAGGACCCATTGCGTTGCCGCCGTCAGTCGAAGGAGGTCGTTGTACTGATCGGTCCATGTCGTTCGGGAATGGACTTCAGGTTAGGTACGTGACATTCCTGTAACGATAAACATGAGGAAAAAGATAAAAGAGAATATAATAAGAGAGAAGAGTCCGGGGAAGGTCACATTAGAGATAAAGTATTGCAGATCGTTCGATTCCACAGGGGGGATCGGATCTGCAATATTGAGCCATTCTTTTCAGGGGAAAGGAAGCAGTGGAGTCTAGACCCGAACCACGGGACTGGTTTCGCGCACAGAACCTTCGAATCTGCCAACAACGGCTGACACTAATACACGACACACAGACGCACACCTCTTGCCGAATCCGTATTCGGTGCTCGGTCTCAAGCAACTTCCTTGGTAGCTGGTGTCGTTTTACCTAATAAGCGATGAGGATCTCGCAGCTATCACCTCACTCCCAGTGGAGCGCTTAAGTTGGCTACATGCACCTCATCCTTTAAGGTAGCATGTGCACCGACACACCTGCATCTATTCGGCCATTCCCGCAAGAGTCTGAAGCAAGGAGGTTTGATTGATCAAAGCGTTTTTACATATTTTATTATCTTTCTTGCGAAAAACCTCGGAGACGTACAAACCCCAACAGTAGAAATCATCTAATACCTCATGATTCGCCAAAACCTTTCCGCCATGGCTTCTCCGCGACCATGGAGTCTGCTAGCTTGGCGCGCTGCAGGACTGCCTCAGGAACGCCTGGACAGGAGTCCATCATCAGGCTAGGGGGTAATCCGGTAGGCAGATAGCTCAAACCTGTAGAAGCAAAAGGACATCCTACCCACAGCGTAGGCCGGGTGGTATGTATCTCTTCAAAACCGATATCCATATCCTGCAATGGCGTGAAAGAGAGTGGTCTTCCGGTTGCTTCAATTAGGTAAGCAACCTGAAACATCTTCGAACAGGGCAGGTTTACATTGATGCGGGAGGTACCTCCGCTTGGCAACTCGCGAATCTATGGTAGGACTTCAGACTATTAAGTTCATACTAGGTACCTATTCACCACACAGCCGTCCTCCAAAGTCAATTGTAAACATGAGCTTGGAAACACCCAAAAGTAAAGAGCACAGGACACCCAAAGTTCTTCGATACCTTGGGAAGGTCGATGTCGACTGCAGATACCGGTGGAAAAAGGCACAGTGGGGAGTGTTGGCGACTACCGAAAGGCCTGCTGGGATTGTCTACATGGACATCACCTTCAAGCAACCACCAGGGTTTGGCTTCAGAGCGCAACTGTTTTTGTCACGTTGAGCCAGGACGCAACCTTGAACACACGACGCCAGCACAAGTCTTTGTCCGCTTGATTCCGACTACTCCGTTCAGATGACACAACAGTTTAGACCCAAGTCTTTGACTGGCACACCGACTGTTCAGTGGGAAGAGAAGTCAAACTCCTTCATCCCAACCTTCGGCGCTATGGGGCTTCGAGCTAGTAGGTGTAGGCCACCGGTCTACCACCTCAATCAGTCGTGTTGATCAGCGGCTGTTCAAAGGGACTGTAGGAAGACCAAAAGACCCGCAAGATTACTGCACGTTGGAGTGGGAGTTCATCGGCAATGAGCTGGACCCCAGCAAAGCAAACAAACAGGAGTACAACACGGCTTTCTCCTTTGAACACAGCGGAAAGCCAGTCATCATGCAAGTGGATATCCGTCAGCGGAAGGTACAACGCAAGAGCCCAATTAAACACAATCTTCTTACTAAAGTTTTCAACCCAGTTCGGGGAGAGTGGTAGCTCTACTCTCACCCACCTCGACCTTAGCAAGCAATGGAACTTAAGAAAGTTTTTGATCCAATCGTCGATGGTCTCGACATGGCCATGCATATGGAAAATTGTGGTAATTCTAACACAGTGGTTCCGGACGCAGTTCCAGCTCAATTCCATCTCCTGAATTGGCAAAGCTCGAGTAACAGTGTTCACGGCCCACCAAATGCCCAAACACAAGCCCAAAGCGAAGTCAACATCACATTCAAGCCAACGGCCAGGAGGATCGTCAAAATGGTCCACAGCCGATGAAGCCGGAAGagccccaacagcaacaactgAACACAGCACCAAAACAAATATAAGGACTTCCGACAGGATTCTAACCGCACCGCGCAGTGAAGCTCTcgaggatgccatcaaggagTTTGTCTGGGTCCCAGGACTTCTCATTCTGATTACCTGAATTCTCTCGTTGCCATTACCGGGTGGCTTTCCTCAAGGCCGGAGCCACCCGCTTGCAGACCTTCACAGCACCAACAGAGAGcatggaggaagaaaaagaccgAAGATTTTGGACGAAGCCAAAATGACGTCTGGGAGTGAAGCATCAGGGATTTCTGGCAGTCTGGTCTGGGAAGGCTCGCCTGATACGACCGCTAAATCAATCAAAAGCAGAGGGCAAGTAGGAGGTCACGGTGCAGGTAGATCTTTTCATTCAACAAAAGGAGCGTCATCaacaggaggaagaaggcctATGACATACTAGTATTAAACATCGGACGACTAGCGGGAGAATGGTTATCATTCGGGAGTTTTATTTGCGGATTAGCGACCAAAAGAGTTCATATTTTACCTATGTACTCATACCATGAGCGAGTTTTCATTCCAACAAAGAAAGGAAAACCGAGGATAGGTGTTGTAGTGAGGCCTATATCATATACATAGCCATCCGTTGCATGCAGCTCGGCTACACGTAGCAAAAATCGTACTTTGTCAGCCTCAGACAGACATGACTTCATAAGTCAAACTCACAAGTCAAACCCGGGTACGTGGTAAGCCAATCTGAATCGAGTAAGCTGGATCGTTTGACTGGATGTAGGTTTCACTCAAGCTTGCGCTCATCGTTGCGACTAGGGTGCACATGTCGGAGTCAATATATAAGGCCGACCAAAAGATCGCCGTTCAAATAACTACTGGTGTTTGTAGTCAACGGACTATTAGCTCAATCCTTCATATTCAACTCGGACACCCTACCTCCACCTGATATAACGCAAACGCTGCCTGTAACCTGTCGACCACGCGGTCATATTAAAAGTGCAACTATGAACGGGGGTTTTTCCACGTTGTCTTGGGTCTTTTAACCCTCTTGGCGTCCAGCAAAATCCAAAGCTTGTCCGTTGATGAGAATCAGCGCTGGATGTTttggttggagagggggatcTTCGGATAGATTAAGCTTTTTTGGATGAATATGTCTGGGCCCGCCGCCAAGGCCCTTACCGGATGATGGCACCCCGCTCCGAAGGGTCCCTCTGTTGCTTTTGCGATGAATCCTATTTATCGATCCTTGGCTCTCTATCTGGTCCTTTAGTTTCCGTGGGGTAAGTGACCACAGATCCGGCCGCATGAATGGGCATAGATACCCATCAAGACAAGCGTGGCGAcgcgatgacgatgaaggGCACCAACCCGGTAATTAAGTACGACCTCGGGAGTAGGGAGCAGAAACATGGGAATAAATGAATAGAAGGAATGAGTGACATAAGAAAGGGAGGGCCTGCCGCACCCTCCTACTTTGTCTCGGATGCTGCCGAGCCTTTCTCCATTCCTTCCAACTGTCGTGTTGTGGCATCCAGAATCAAAACAACGAGCGAGAGGGAAACACTCACAAGAGCAAAGATGGGCCATATCATCAACACCGTCGCGAGTGTCGCGGCTTTGACCGCGCTCTTCGTCCCCGAAGTAGCTGCTCAGTCATGCCCGGGCGTCAACAGTCGCTTCCAGCCCCGTATGGGTTCTGGGTACCGGTTCAGCTTGCTTGCTACCGGGCTCCGCCAGCCCAGACACATAACCATCGATAGCGCCGGTAACCTCCTTGTCGCTGAAGGTGGTTCTCAGTCAGTCAGACGCTTGGTCCTTCAGGATCAGGGCAACATCGTTTGTGTTCAGTCCAACACCCAGCTCAGCGGTACCAACGTAAGCCACCCCCATTGCAAGCAAGATGGATATGAGGGTGGAGCTGATAAGGAAGGCGACAGACCAACCATGGTATTGCTCTTTCTGCTGATGGCAGGACACTCTTCACGTCCAACTTGGCCTCGGTGAACGCCTACTCCTATGACCCGGCCACAGGACAGGTTGGCTCCGGACGCCAGATTGTAAACGGAATGTCCAACACGGGCACTCACCCGACCAGAGCCATTGCTACCTCCAAGTGGTCCCCAGACACCATTCTCGTGGCGCGTGGTTCTCAAAACAACATTGATACCACGACCACTCAGACTTCCTCTGGTCGTTCGATGATCAAGaccttctccatctcggcTGGCACGCAGTCAACCATCAACTACAACACGGGCGGCGAGGTCCTTGGCTGGGGTCTCCGCAATATCGTCGGCTTGACCGAGGACCCTGCCTACGGCGGCATCTGGTCTGTCGAGAACCAGATGGACGACCTCCGACTCAACGGTCGTGAcatccacaacaacaacccagctGAGCGCCTCAGCTACCACGGCGTTCTCaacgccaccaccaaccgaTACAAGGGTCTCAACTACGGGTACCCCTCTTGCGTCCCAGCCTGGGACCCCCAAAACGTCGGCATCAACGGTCTGGTGGTGGGCTCCCTCTTCAAGCCCGACTCTGTCCCCAACGCCAACGACTGTGCCAACCGCATGACGGGCCGTCTCCATTTCCACGCTCACACTGCTCCTCTTGATGTCAAGTTCACCGCCAACGGAACTGCCGCATACATTGCGTTCCACGGCAGCTGGAACCGCAACCCTGCTGATGGATACCGTGTCATGAGGGTGGACTTCCGGAACGGCGATCCAGTGGCCGACGTCAGCTCGACGACGGCACAGATTCCGGTCATGGAGAACAGCAATGTCGGCGGCTGCCCCAACAACTGCTTCCGTCCGGTCGGTCTGGCGTTTGATGCCAAGGGTCGCTTGTATGTGTCGAGCGACACGACCGGTGAGATTTATGTCATCTATGGCGCTTGAGCAGGGTGAGATGGGTCAGCCTGTCGTTTCTGTGTATCTACCTGGTATTGAGTGCGGCCGAGTTAGACAACGAGGATCAGGTTGTGTCACCTACATGTCGTTACAGTGATCGATGCGAATGTGGTTGGAATGCAGAGAACCATGGAAGGGAAGATGTCAAAAGGCTGGGCGCAGCATGTCAAATAAAGCCAAGCCCAGGTGCCAAACAAgagcgagaaaaagaaaagaaattgGCGGAAATGGAGCAAGTGCAACTACCGAAGCTAGTAATTGAGCCAGATAAGGGCACGCAAGCGACCAAACCTCTCATTCTTTTCCGTCAGCAACTGCCAGTCAAGTCAGATCAGGTCATGTCTCACGTGGAAAAGCATCTCCGAAATGAAACAGGCACTTTTGGGGAGCCCCAGAAGCCAAGAGTGTGGGGAGCTCCACTAAACGACACGCCAAGAGAGTTTCGGCAACAGGGCATGTGAGGGACGTGGACGACAACCCTTGGCATCGAACTGTTGCATCGTCACCATTCACCCGTCCGAACACATATTAGCTGATATCGCCATCATTTATTGGCCTTGAGTATCCTGGAAAATCCCTTGCACACCGTAGGACACCACTGACTCCACCTGGCCGGAATATTTCGTCCA encodes the following:
- a CDS encoding uncharacterized protein (COG:S; EggNog:ENOG503PCN0); translation: MDRSVQRPPSTDGGNAMGPPMIDYGDPALLSHDNAGPQLLAVGWSLWCAAGLFLGTRVYCKLIGSRRLWWDDHFLIVSQVIHLVATCLMTTLVADVGYGKHPWDKPGVSPMPSTKELLLMMPRATLTITAMSWSKTAFAITMLRFSEGWMKWAVWFIIISMNIAFGLSAMVPWLLCTPIQKTWDLNVEGSCHSFNVSLVLAYVSGAYSALCDLVLALLPWMIISKLQMRTKEKLGVGIAMSMGIIAAIMAIVKTVSLQNLLKMDSFYTAQLNIYDTAEISVTIMAASIPALRVLFNEVRTSVRTKGRQYYQATTPQYGANRTGIVITVKAEGNMEEERPGCGDDMSDTGILGSSTSHDPKRICRVDEVEVVSTYSNGKRSMSDEEGGYEMQKTVRKGSMPE
- a CDS encoding uncharacterized protein (COG:G; EggNog:ENOG503NVWQ; CAZy:AA12), with the protein product MGHIINTVASVAALTALFVPEVAAQSCPGVNSRFQPRMGSGYRFSLLATGLRQPRHITIDSAGNLLVAEGGSQSVRRLVLQDQGNIVCVQSNTQLSGTNTNHGIALSADGRTLFTSNLASVNAYSYDPATGQVGSGRQIVNGMSNTGTHPTRAIATSKWSPDTILVARGSQNNIDTTTTQTSSGRSMIKTFSISAGTQSTINYNTGGEVLGWGLRNIVGLTEDPAYGGIWSVENQMDDLRLNGRDIHNNNPAERLSYHGVLNATTNRYKGLNYGYPSCVPAWDPQNVGINGLVVGSLFKPDSVPNANDCANRMTGRLHFHAHTAPLDVKFTANGTAAYIAFHGSWNRNPADGYRVMRVDFRNGDPVADVSSTTAQIPVMENSNVGGCPNNCFRPVGLAFDAKGRLYVSSDTTGEIYVIYGA